In Acidimicrobiales bacterium, the sequence GTGGGTGACCGGGTCGGAATACGAGTGGACCCAGCACTGGCGCATCGCCCTCGGCCTGGGCCTCACCGAGTCGGACCTCGCCGGCGTGCGCGAGTGGCGGGACCACCCCGACTTCGGTCCGGCCGAGCGGGCGGTCCTGGCCGCGGTGGACGAGACGCTTGCCGACGGGAGGATCGGCGACGACACCTGGG encodes:
- a CDS encoding carboxymuconolactone decarboxylase family protein, producing WVTGSEYEWTQHWRIALGLGLTESDLAGVREWRDHPDFGPAERAVLAAVDETLADGRIGDDTWDACLGHVSSDPRVLLEVISVVGVWGMVAAQLRTIGVPLEEGVAPWPPDGDGPRLR